Part of the Cetobacterium ceti genome is shown below.
TTTTCATTAATTTTAACTTTTTTAGAACATTCAGGGGAAAAGTTTTCCAGTGAGATAATTTTATTCATATGTTTTTATTTAATAATTTTCCCCTGTTTAATTTATATAAAGCCTAAATTTTTTAAATTTATAAATAGACATGTTTCTCTCTTGGTGATTTTAATTATGTACTATACATGTTTAATTCCTTTTTTCGGAGAGATACATAAACTTTTTTTCATGGGCAATAATTTTTTTATTTTAAAAATGTTACATATTTTTATAATTTTAATGTCAATATTTTTAATATTAATTTGTATTTTTAAGCAAATTTTTTTAATTATATTTAATAAAAGAAAAATTACAGGAATGGATATTATAAGAACTTTTTCAATATATTTTGTATTGGGATTTTCTTTTGGATCTCTTTATTATTTATTAAATTATGAGGCTTCAAAAAATTTATTTGATGGAGTTTTAAAACCTACTTCCTTTAATTTTAAAATATATTGCACCTATATGTATATAAGTTTGGGATATTTGAGTACTGTGGGTTCAGGAAGTATAACTCCCCTTGCTCTGTCCGTTAGACTATTAACAGTTATGGAAACCATTTTAGGAATTTCTACAACTAGTTTTTCTCTAGGATTTGTTTTTGCAGTTATTGGAGGAAATTTATCTAAAACAAATCAAAAGTGGCCTAGAAGAAAAAATATAAATATATTTTTATTTTTAAAAAATTTTTATAAAAATCTCTTAATTGAGTTTAAGAGATTACAAAAGGAGTCAAAATGAATTATTATTTTAGTATTTTATATAGAATTATTCCCTTGGGAATGGCTTTAGTTTCATTTTTTGCAGGATATTTAGTTTTAAAGGCTGGTCATAATAATGATGGGTATTTATCAGGACCTATTTTAATATCCTTAGGAGTTATATGCTTAGCTTTATTTTCAACTGCAGCAACTATAATTCGTCAAATTATAAAAAAATATAATAAATTTTATGAGGTTTTCCTACCACTTTTTGGATATGTAGCAGCACTTATCTGTTGTTATTTTGGATATAAATTTATACATTTTTATGATTATCCATATCACTTTGTAACAGGTCATGTAATTTTAGGTGTTGGATTTATTAGTATTTGTGTTAGTACTGTGGGCCTTTCCTCTGTTAAATTTTCTTTAATACCAGGAAATTCAGCTTCATCTGGAAATCAATGTCCTAGTGGTGCCTATGGAAAAGGAGTAAGAAATATTTTAATTTTAATTCCTGTAATATGTGCCTGTGTTTTATGGATTATTGGATTTATACTTCTTAGTGATTACAAGGTTCCTGAAAATTTTGTGGCAGGGTTTGTATCTTTAGGTTTAGGTGCAATTTGTACTTCTTTAATAGGTCTTGTGGTAAGTATAGCTAAACAGGTTAGAAATGAGTATACTAATTTAGATAAGAAAATTTGGCCATCTTTAGTTTTAATCATGGGAACATTTAATGTAATTTTAGGAATATTAATTTTAATTATGAATAAACATTCCTATGCAATAGCTCCTGGTTATGTCTTGATAGGATTAGGGATGATATGTTATAGTATTTCTAGTAAAATCTTGTTGTTAGCTTTTGTTTGGAAAAGAGAGAGTAAATTAGCTGGAAAGGTAACTTTAATTCCTATTTTCACAGCATTATTTTGCTTAATTTTAAGTTCATTTTTAGTTATAATTTATTATCCTACAAATATTATGTATATTCCAGATAGAATACTTATAGGTTTAGGGACAATTTGTTTCTCTTTATTTTCTATAGTTAGTATTTTAGAAAGTGCTACAAGTAAATAACTTTTAAAGGGGGATGAGATTATAATGAAATGTAATTTATTTCAAACATTGATATTTGAAGATACAAAGGATACACTTTCTTACTTTAAAGTAATAGAAAGTGATGTTATCCCAAAATTCAATGAGGAAATAATGGAGTTCACCGAGGAGCACACTGAAATTTATAAGGTAAGTAATATTATCTATAACCTAGATGATAAAAAATTGGACTTTGTAAATATTTTTTTACAGGAATTATATTTTGAAACTTCTAGTCCAAGGGAGAAATTAGAAAGATTTTTTGAAAATACCAATTGGACTAAAAATATAAAAAATTAAAAGTGAGTAGAGGAGAGAATTTTAATGAAATTTAAATTTAAAAAATTTAGAAATATATTTTTTATATGTATTTTTCATTTGATTATTGGAATTGTAACTTTAGCCAGTGATGATGAAACTAATAAAGAGGTTAAAATAGATATGAAAGGTTATTATTTAGGAAATCTAAATATAACTTCTAGTGGACCAATTGATTTTGGTAATTTGGCAAAATATAAGCCAGGAACTTATAAAAGTACAAAAATAACTATAAAAGATACATTTTTAGTTAATAATTTATTAGAAACTTCCTTAAAAGTTTCAATTCCAGATTCTGCCATTTTAACCAATGGAGTAACAAAGTTAAAAGTAATTCCTAGTTTTTCTAGTAATATATTTGAAGAAATTTTCCGTACTAATTTAACTGTAAATAAAAATACAGTGGAATTTCCAATATATGCAAAAATAAATGATCTTTCAAGATTAACTCCAGGGCTATATAATGGTTCTTTTATTGTAACAGCAGAATATGATTTGTAAAAATATTAAACCCAAGAAATTATATCTTGAAAAAGATTAAATTTTTGGGTTTTTTTTTATTTTTCAAAAGGATTTTTAAGGTGTACACCAAATAATTAATTGGTAAAATCAATTAATAATTATTATATGGGAGTATTTTTTTAAAATGGTAAATGAATTTATAATCAAAAGAGCTAAAAATGGAGACGAAGATTCTTTTATTTTTATTTTAGAAGATTTTACACCGTTAATAAAGGCGGTATGTAAAAAATATTTTATTAAAAATGGAGACTTTGACGATTTATACCAAGAGGGAGTTATTGGTCTTTTAAAAGCTGTTAAAGCTTTTGATTTTATGCGGAACTGTTCTTTTTATACCTTTGCAAATCTTTGTATAAAAAGACAGATATTTACACTGATTCATTCTAGTAATGCTTATAAAAATCAATTACTTAATCAGGCGGTAACAGATATTTATATTGCTGAAGAAGAGGATATTGAATATGCTCATGACAATAATAAATCTTTAGATTACAATAATCCTGAAGAAATTTATATAAGTAAGGAGAAATTAGAGCTACTAGAAACATATTTAAAAAAAGTTTTAAGTCCATTGGAAATGGATGTTTTTTATAAAATGAAAAATGGATATTCTTATACTGAAATAGCCACCCTTCTTTCTATTTCTGCTAA
Proteins encoded:
- a CDS encoding DUF2776 family protein, with product MNYYFSILYRIIPLGMALVSFFAGYLVLKAGHNNDGYLSGPILISLGVICLALFSTAATIIRQIIKKYNKFYEVFLPLFGYVAALICCYFGYKFIHFYDYPYHFVTGHVILGVGFISICVSTVGLSSVKFSLIPGNSASSGNQCPSGAYGKGVRNILILIPVICACVLWIIGFILLSDYKVPENFVAGFVSLGLGAICTSLIGLVVSIAKQVRNEYTNLDKKIWPSLVLIMGTFNVILGILILIMNKHSYAIAPGYVLIGLGMICYSISSKILLLAFVWKRESKLAGKVTLIPIFTALFCLILSSFLVIIYYPTNIMYIPDRILIGLGTICFSLFSIVSILESATSK
- a CDS encoding DUF4402 domain-containing protein; translation: MKFKFKKFRNIFFICIFHLIIGIVTLASDDETNKEVKIDMKGYYLGNLNITSSGPIDFGNLAKYKPGTYKSTKITIKDTFLVNNLLETSLKVSIPDSAILTNGVTKLKVIPSFSSNIFEEIFRTNLTVNKNTVEFPIYAKINDLSRLTPGLYNGSFIVTAEYDL
- a CDS encoding sigma-70 family RNA polymerase sigma factor produces the protein MVNEFIIKRAKNGDEDSFIFILEDFTPLIKAVCKKYFIKNGDFDDLYQEGVIGLLKAVKAFDFMRNCSFYTFANLCIKRQIFTLIHSSNAYKNQLLNQAVTDIYIAEEEDIEYAHDNNKSLDYNNPEEIYISKEKLELLETYLKKVLSPLEMDVFYKMKNGYSYTEIATLLSISAKSSDNTIQRIKKKIRKYLKIYNNF